A region of Micromonospora sp. WMMD882 DNA encodes the following proteins:
- a CDS encoding pyridoxamine 5'-phosphate oxidase family protein: MGKVYPEIEPRLRAFIEAQPVFFVATAPTSVDGHVNVSPKGMRGTLVVLGPHRVAYLDYHGSGAETIAHLRDNGRVTLMFCAFSGPPKILRLYGRGHTVPVDDPGFAARLADFPDPPDRHTVRAVIAVEVDRVADSCGFAVPVMEYQHDRDMLITHHGRKTTEELVAYRASRNAASIDGLPVF; the protein is encoded by the coding sequence ATGGGGAAGGTGTACCCGGAGATCGAGCCCCGGCTGCGCGCGTTCATCGAGGCCCAGCCGGTCTTCTTCGTGGCGACCGCGCCCACCTCGGTCGACGGGCACGTCAACGTCTCCCCGAAGGGCATGCGGGGCACCCTGGTGGTGCTCGGCCCGCACCGGGTGGCCTACCTCGACTACCACGGCAGCGGCGCGGAGACCATTGCCCACCTGCGCGACAACGGCCGGGTCACGTTGATGTTCTGCGCGTTCTCCGGCCCGCCCAAGATCCTGCGGTTGTACGGTCGCGGCCACACGGTCCCGGTCGACGATCCCGGCTTCGCGGCCCGGCTGGCGGATTTTCCCGACCCGCCCGACCGGCACACCGTCCGGGCGGTGATCGCCGTCGAGGTGGACCGGGTCGCCGACTCCTGCGGCTTCGCCGTCCCGGTGATGGAGTACCAGCACGACCGGGACATGTTGATCACCCATCACGGCCGGAAGACCACCGAGGAGCTGGTCGCGTACCGGGCCAGCCGGAACGCCGCCAGCATCGACGGCCTGCCGGTTTTCTGA
- a CDS encoding 3-oxoacyl-ACP reductase: MQGRLRDRVTVVTGAGSGIGLATVRRFAAEGARVVCVDIDAEAGGRAADEVGGEFVAADVADETAVRELFDGVVERHGRVDVAFNNAGISPPEDDSILTTGLDAWERVLRVNTTSVYLCCKYVIPHMRRQGKGSIVNTASFVALMGAATSQIAYTASKGGVLALTRELGVQFAREGVRVNALCPGPVATPLLRELFAADPERAARRLVHVPMGRFGEPTEIAAAVAFLASDDSSFMTAAQFVVDGGITGAYVTPL; this comes from the coding sequence GTGCAGGGTCGGTTGCGGGACCGGGTCACGGTGGTGACCGGAGCGGGCAGCGGCATCGGGCTGGCCACCGTGCGGCGGTTCGCCGCCGAGGGGGCCCGGGTGGTCTGCGTGGACATCGACGCCGAGGCGGGCGGGCGGGCCGCCGACGAGGTGGGCGGCGAGTTCGTCGCCGCCGACGTGGCCGACGAGACGGCGGTGCGGGAGCTGTTCGACGGGGTGGTCGAGCGGCACGGCCGGGTCGACGTGGCGTTCAACAACGCCGGCATCTCCCCGCCCGAGGACGACTCCATCCTGACCACCGGCCTGGACGCCTGGGAGCGGGTGCTGCGGGTCAACACCACGAGCGTCTACCTGTGCTGCAAGTACGTCATCCCGCACATGCGCCGGCAGGGGAAGGGGTCGATCGTCAACACCGCGTCGTTCGTGGCGCTGATGGGGGCGGCCACCTCGCAGATCGCGTACACCGCGAGCAAGGGCGGGGTGCTGGCGCTGACCCGGGAGTTGGGCGTGCAGTTCGCCCGGGAGGGCGTCCGGGTCAACGCGCTCTGCCCCGGCCCGGTGGCCACCCCGCTGCTGCGGGAGCTCTTCGCCGCCGACCCGGAGCGGGCCGCCCGTCGGCTGGTGCACGTGCCGATGGGCCGGTTCGGCGAGCCGACGGAGATCGCCGCCGCGGTGGCCTTCCTCGCCAGCGACGACTCGTCCTTCATGACGGCCGCCCAGTTCGTGGTGGACGGGGGGATCACGGGGGCGTACGTCACCCCGTTGTGA
- a CDS encoding aldehyde dehydrogenase family protein → MTEVVNPATGVTVATVPSTSLAGTDAAIERAAAAFPRWRAVAPADRARLLRRFAAEVDAHLDELAALEVRNAGHTIGNGRWEAGNVRDVLDYYAGAPERLTGRQIPVPGGLDVTFHEPLGVVGVIVPWNFPMPIAAWGFAPALAAGNTVLVKPAEATPLTALRLAELAHAAGIPEDVFTVLPGAGPVVGERFVTHPAVRKVCFTGSTEVGARIMAGCAGQVKRVTLELGGKSANIVFADADLERAAATAPYAVFDNAGQDCCARSRILVQRPVYDRFLELLEPAVRAVRVEDPALETAEMGPLISAGHRGRVASYVEGARVAFTGGCPEGPGFWYAPTVLLADAPTDRHWRAEIFGPVVSVLPFDDEADAVRLANDTEYGLSGSIWTRDVGRAIRVSRAVEAGNLSVNSHSSVRYWTPFGGMKRSGLGRELGPDALHAFTDVKNVFIGTGE, encoded by the coding sequence GTGACCGAGGTGGTGAACCCGGCGACCGGGGTGACCGTGGCGACCGTGCCGTCGACCAGCCTGGCCGGGACGGACGCGGCGATCGAACGGGCGGCGGCGGCGTTCCCCCGCTGGCGGGCGGTGGCCCCGGCGGACCGGGCCCGGCTGCTGCGCCGGTTCGCCGCCGAGGTGGACGCGCACCTCGACGAGCTGGCCGCGTTGGAGGTCCGCAACGCCGGGCACACCATCGGCAACGGCCGCTGGGAGGCGGGCAACGTCCGGGACGTGCTCGACTACTACGCGGGCGCGCCGGAACGCCTCACCGGCCGGCAGATCCCGGTGCCGGGCGGGCTGGACGTGACCTTCCACGAGCCGCTCGGCGTGGTCGGGGTGATCGTCCCGTGGAACTTCCCCATGCCGATCGCCGCCTGGGGGTTCGCCCCGGCCCTGGCGGCCGGGAACACCGTGCTGGTCAAGCCGGCCGAGGCGACCCCGCTGACGGCGCTGCGCCTGGCCGAGCTGGCCCACGCGGCCGGCATCCCCGAGGACGTGTTCACCGTGCTGCCGGGGGCCGGGCCGGTGGTGGGGGAGCGGTTCGTCACCCACCCGGCGGTGCGCAAGGTCTGCTTCACCGGCTCCACCGAGGTCGGCGCGCGGATCATGGCCGGCTGCGCCGGGCAGGTGAAACGCGTCACCCTGGAGCTGGGTGGCAAGAGCGCCAACATCGTCTTCGCCGACGCCGACCTGGAACGGGCGGCGGCCACCGCGCCGTACGCGGTCTTCGACAACGCCGGCCAGGACTGCTGCGCCCGCTCCCGGATCCTGGTCCAGCGGCCGGTGTACGACCGGTTCCTGGAGCTGCTGGAGCCGGCGGTGCGGGCCGTCCGGGTGGAGGATCCGGCGCTGGAGACCGCCGAGATGGGCCCGCTGATCTCCGCCGGGCACCGGGGACGGGTCGCGTCGTACGTCGAGGGGGCGCGGGTCGCGTTCACCGGCGGCTGCCCCGAGGGCCCGGGTTTCTGGTACGCCCCGACGGTGCTGCTCGCCGACGCGCCCACCGACCGGCACTGGCGGGCGGAGATCTTCGGGCCGGTGGTCTCGGTGCTGCCGTTCGACGACGAGGCGGACGCGGTCCGCCTCGCCAACGACACCGAGTACGGCCTGTCCGGCTCGATCTGGACCCGGGACGTGGGTCGGGCGATCCGGGTGTCCCGGGCGGTCGAGGCCGGCAACCTCAGCGTGAACTCGCACTCGTCGGTGCGCTACTGGACGCCGTTCGGCGGCATGAAGCGTTCCGGGCTGGGCCGGGAGTTGGGCCCGGACGCGCTGCACGCGTTCACCGACGTCAAGAACGTCTTCATCGGCACCGGGGAGTGA
- a CDS encoding glutamine synthetase family protein codes for MTTPPLTLDELRAAVTAGEIDTVVLALTDMQGRLQGKRFHAPYFLDQVAEQGSEGCNYLLAVDVDMNTVDGYAMSSWERGYGDFAMTPDLATLRRTPWQPGSALLLADLVWPGGADPVVASPRQILRGQLDRLAAHGLTAYAGTELEFVVYRDSYEDAWRRGYRDLTPANQYNVDYSLLGTARVEPLLRRIRTEMAGAGLVPESAKGECNLGQHEIAFRYADALACADHHVIYKNGAKEIAAQEGVSITFMAKPNAREGNSCHIHFSLRDADGRSAMLGDGPGHLSEVGQRVLAGLLASMREFSLLFAPNVNSYKRYQPGSFAPTALRWGTDNRTCALRLAGHGQGMRVENRVPGGDVNPYLAIAGLVAGALHGVEAGLELGPECAGNAYDDPDAERVPGTLRDALTLWESSELARAAFGDEVVDHYANQARVELAAFDAAVTDWELFRGFERL; via the coding sequence ATGACGACACCGCCGTTGACCCTCGACGAGTTGCGCGCGGCTGTCACGGCCGGCGAGATCGACACCGTGGTCCTGGCCCTGACCGACATGCAGGGGCGACTCCAGGGCAAGCGGTTCCACGCCCCGTACTTCCTCGACCAGGTGGCCGAGCAGGGCAGCGAGGGCTGTAACTACCTGCTCGCGGTCGACGTCGACATGAACACCGTCGACGGGTACGCCATGTCGAGCTGGGAGCGCGGCTACGGCGATTTCGCGATGACGCCCGACCTGGCCACCCTGCGCCGTACCCCGTGGCAGCCGGGCAGCGCCCTGCTCCTGGCCGACCTGGTCTGGCCGGGCGGCGCGGACCCGGTGGTCGCCTCGCCCCGGCAGATCCTGCGCGGCCAGCTCGACCGGCTGGCGGCCCACGGGCTGACCGCGTACGCCGGCACCGAGCTGGAGTTCGTCGTCTACCGGGACTCGTACGAGGACGCCTGGCGGCGTGGCTACCGCGACCTGACGCCGGCCAACCAGTACAACGTCGACTACTCGCTGCTCGGCACCGCCCGGGTGGAGCCGCTGCTGCGTCGGATCCGCACCGAGATGGCCGGGGCGGGTCTGGTGCCGGAGAGCGCCAAGGGCGAGTGCAACCTCGGCCAGCACGAGATCGCCTTCCGCTACGCCGACGCGTTGGCCTGCGCCGACCACCACGTGATCTACAAGAACGGGGCGAAGGAGATCGCCGCCCAGGAGGGCGTGTCGATAACCTTCATGGCCAAGCCGAACGCCCGGGAGGGCAACTCCTGCCACATCCACTTCTCGCTGCGCGACGCCGACGGCCGGTCGGCGATGCTCGGCGACGGCCCGGGGCATCTGAGCGAGGTCGGTCAGCGGGTGCTCGCCGGGCTGCTCGCCAGCATGCGGGAGTTCAGCCTGCTGTTCGCCCCGAACGTCAACTCGTACAAGCGGTACCAGCCGGGCTCGTTCGCGCCCACCGCGTTGCGGTGGGGCACCGACAACCGCACCTGCGCGCTGCGGCTGGCCGGGCACGGCCAGGGGATGCGGGTGGAGAACCGGGTGCCCGGCGGTGACGTCAACCCGTACCTGGCGATCGCCGGGCTGGTCGCCGGGGCGCTGCACGGCGTCGAGGCCGGGCTGGAGCTGGGGCCGGAGTGCGCCGGCAACGCCTACGACGACCCGGACGCCGAGCGCGTCCCGGGCACCCTGCGTGACGCCCTGACGCTGTGGGAGTCCTCGGAGCTGGCCCGGGCGGCGTTCGGCGACGAGGTGGTCGACCACTACGCCAACCAGGCCCGGGTGGAGCTGGCCGCCTTCGACGCCGCAGTCACCGACTGGGAGCTGTTCCGTGGCTTCGAACGACTCTGA
- the pcaF gene encoding 3-oxoadipyl-CoA thiolase: MSVAYLVAGVRTPIGRYAGALAGVRPDDLAAHVIRELVARHPTVDWARVDDVVLGCANQAGEDNRNVARMAALLGGLPETVPGSTVNRLCGSGLDALATAARAIVAGEAELVVAGGVESMSRAPFVMPKATTPFSRAAEVHDTTLGWRLVNPAMRQQWGVDSMPETAENVAVEFGVGRAEQDAFAFRSQQRAARAQADGRFAEEIVPVRVPEGRKGVRTVDTDEHPRETTLEKLAALPTPFREGGTVTAGNSSGVNDGAVALLVAGEAAVARYGLTPLARVGGAATAGVPPRIMGVGPVPATRKLLDRRGLALADVDVIELNEAFAAQAVAVLRELGLPADAAHVNPNGGAIALGHPLGASGARLALTAALELRRRGGRRALATMCVGVGQGISLLLESAA; encoded by the coding sequence ATGAGCGTGGCATATCTGGTTGCCGGAGTCCGTACCCCGATCGGTCGTTACGCCGGGGCGCTCGCCGGGGTCCGCCCCGACGATCTCGCCGCGCACGTGATCCGCGAGCTGGTCGCCAGGCATCCGACGGTGGACTGGGCCCGGGTGGACGACGTGGTGCTGGGCTGCGCCAACCAGGCCGGCGAGGACAACCGCAACGTGGCCCGGATGGCCGCGCTGCTCGGCGGCCTGCCGGAGACCGTGCCCGGCAGCACCGTCAACCGGCTCTGCGGCTCCGGGCTGGACGCGTTGGCCACCGCCGCCCGCGCGATCGTTGCCGGCGAGGCCGAGCTGGTCGTGGCCGGTGGGGTGGAGAGCATGAGCCGGGCCCCGTTCGTCATGCCCAAGGCGACCACCCCGTTCTCCCGGGCCGCCGAGGTGCACGACACCACCCTCGGCTGGCGGCTGGTCAACCCGGCCATGCGCCAGCAGTGGGGTGTCGACTCGATGCCGGAGACCGCGGAGAACGTGGCCGTCGAGTTCGGGGTCGGCCGCGCCGAGCAGGACGCGTTCGCGTTCCGCTCCCAGCAGCGGGCGGCCCGGGCACAGGCGGACGGGCGGTTCGCCGAGGAGATCGTGCCGGTGCGCGTGCCGGAGGGACGCAAGGGCGTCCGGACGGTCGACACCGACGAGCACCCCCGGGAGACCACCCTGGAGAAGCTGGCCGCGCTGCCCACCCCCTTCCGGGAGGGCGGGACGGTGACCGCGGGCAACTCGTCGGGCGTCAACGACGGCGCGGTGGCGCTGCTGGTGGCCGGCGAGGCGGCCGTCGCCCGGTACGGCCTGACCCCGCTGGCCAGGGTCGGCGGGGCCGCCACGGCGGGCGTGCCGCCCCGGATCATGGGCGTCGGTCCGGTGCCGGCCACCCGGAAACTGCTCGACCGGCGCGGGCTCGCCCTGGCCGACGTCGACGTGATCGAGCTGAACGAGGCGTTCGCCGCCCAGGCCGTGGCCGTGCTGCGGGAGCTGGGCCTGCCCGCGGACGCCGCACACGTCAACCCCAACGGCGGGGCGATCGCCCTCGGCCACCCGCTGGGCGCGAGCGGCGCCCGGCTGGCCCTGACCGCTGCCCTGGAGCTGCGCCGCCGCGGTGGACGGCGGGCGCTGGCCACCATGTGCGTCGGCGTCGGCCAGGGCATCTCGCTGCTGCTGGAGTCGGCGGCGTAG
- a CDS encoding cation:dicarboxylase symporter family transporter, whose product MTVSSAYRHQTWQCLAPHHPAIFVAQVSGVDLGVTDYLLIAFVSVVGSAATAGPTGAIVMLTLPLGTLGPPLAGAGLLLAIDPSLAMIRTATNVAGQVLAPTVVAAREGILDRAAYDSAGRPDPVADRPATTDLTPTHA is encoded by the coding sequence ATCACGGTTTCGTCAGCGTACCGTCACCAAACGTGGCAATGTCTGGCACCTCACCACCCGGCGATCTTCGTGGCCCAGGTCTCCGGCGTCGACCTCGGCGTCACCGACTACCTGCTGATCGCGTTCGTCTCGGTGGTGGGCTCGGCGGCCACCGCCGGCCCGACCGGCGCGATCGTGATGCTGACCCTGCCCCTGGGCACGCTCGGGCCGCCGCTGGCCGGCGCGGGGCTGCTGCTCGCCATCGACCCGAGCCTGGCCATGATCCGGACGGCCACCAACGTGGCCGGGCAGGTGTTGGCGCCGACCGTCGTCGCCGCGCGGGAGGGCATCCTGGACCGGGCCGCGTACGACAGCGCCGGGCGACCTGACCCGGTGGCCGACCGTCCCGCCACCACCGACCTCACCCCCACCCACGCCTGA
- a CDS encoding NADH:flavin oxidoreductase/NADH oxidase, which yields MSTLFTPLPLRGVTLPNRVAMAPMCQYSAEADGLPNDWHRVHLGARAVGGVGLLLTEATAVLPEGRISPQDTGLWSGAHVDAWRPVTAFLARHGAVPAVQLAHAGIKASTYRPWAAARGGVPDAEGGWTPVGPGVESFVPDYRTPTALDAAGIAAVVEAFGAAAVRAVEAGFAAVEIHAAHGYLLHEFLSPLTNHRADGYGGDLTNRMRLTLEVARTVRDAVGADVPVLTRISATDWVEGGWTVDDSVVLAGELARAGVDLVDCSSGGASPQAAVPVGPDYQVPLAARIRAEAGVPTGAVGLIVEPEQAERIVAEGQADLVLLGRELLRDPYWARRAAAKLGAAPDWPDQYARAH from the coding sequence ATGAGCACCCTGTTCACCCCGCTGCCGCTGCGCGGCGTCACCCTGCCCAACCGGGTCGCCATGGCCCCGATGTGCCAGTACAGCGCCGAGGCCGACGGGCTGCCCAACGACTGGCACCGGGTGCACCTCGGGGCCCGGGCGGTGGGCGGCGTCGGACTGCTGCTGACCGAGGCCACCGCCGTGCTGCCGGAGGGGCGGATCAGCCCCCAGGACACCGGCCTGTGGTCCGGGGCGCACGTCGACGCGTGGCGACCGGTCACCGCGTTCCTGGCCCGGCACGGCGCGGTGCCGGCGGTCCAGCTCGCGCATGCCGGCATCAAGGCGTCCACCTACCGGCCGTGGGCCGCCGCCCGCGGCGGCGTGCCGGACGCCGAGGGCGGCTGGACGCCGGTCGGCCCCGGCGTCGAGTCCTTCGTGCCGGACTACCGGACCCCGACGGCGCTCGACGCGGCCGGCATCGCCGCGGTGGTGGAGGCGTTCGGCGCGGCGGCGGTCCGGGCGGTGGAGGCCGGGTTCGCCGCTGTGGAGATCCACGCCGCGCACGGCTACCTGCTGCACGAGTTCCTGTCGCCGCTGACCAACCACCGCGCCGACGGCTACGGCGGGGACCTGACGAACCGGATGCGGCTGACCCTGGAGGTGGCCCGGACGGTACGTGACGCGGTCGGCGCGGACGTGCCCGTGCTGACCCGGATCTCCGCCACCGACTGGGTCGAGGGCGGTTGGACGGTGGACGACAGCGTGGTGCTGGCCGGCGAGCTGGCCCGGGCCGGGGTCGACCTGGTCGACTGCTCCTCGGGCGGGGCGTCGCCGCAGGCGGCCGTCCCGGTCGGCCCGGATTACCAGGTGCCGCTGGCGGCCCGGATCCGGGCGGAGGCCGGGGTGCCGACCGGCGCGGTCGGTCTGATCGTCGAGCCGGAGCAGGCCGAGCGCATCGTCGCCGAGGGTCAGGCCGACCTGGTGCTGCTCGGCCGGGAGCTGCTGCGTGACCCGTACTGGGCCCGCCGGGCGGCGGCCAAGCTGGGCGCCGCGCCGGACTGGCCCGACCAGTACGCCCGCGCCCACTGA
- a CDS encoding ABC transporter ATP-binding protein, with protein sequence MRLLRDLWITSPRRTGLVVVLVVLGAAGQAAGSALAGPVLVHRSGGLFVILASALVVAVLSDVVIGLTMAGLTADWTADVRRRLCRVALGQDLPTLEGTPVGELLDRIDGDVYQVGAELRGVGVRLAQMVATGVLSAGVALLVWWPAGVGMVALVVLLVPLLRRPTARIGPARMAEEEAWSDLAAVMEESIHGQDDVRTTLARPYVLRLYAQRAARVLRRGRRVWLLTARVTTLAAGVTRAGIAAVVLGGGWALVTGRVDAARLTAVWLLAIAFGGTVEHATRMVPQLQQALGAWARVQLLAGARQEPTGGRPPTAGKLEIRGLTFRYPTSEAGRGPALRDVRLTFAPGRSYALIGRTGSGKSTLAKVLSRAVDLPAGTVLLSGVDLLDLDVEQLRRFVAVVPQRTEILAGTLAENVALFDPELRDAAARALRELGLDEWIAELPDGVHTRLGEGGYVLSAGQEQLVAFARILVRNPHVVILDEATARLDPVTEARVQRATERLLTDRIGIVIAHRLSSVRQCDEVVVMADGVVVEAGPLRESERFASLLAASHAASYAHAGPGAGSGGGLDLLTGPEPLESPPLPRPTEPSATVPSGVVSGAVVPSGVVSGAVVPSVVAPGDAAPSVVVSGAVVSGAVVSSGVVSGGGASSKRAVPPLPPVPPARTLREIGRLVLNDPRYGLFAVTLFTVGSLLGVDGVVLPWLWADLVDSGGSVWLPAVGIAAALLVTLPVPYYTNLWFPQWWVRQMLRISARLVHGQTGSRRISGHTPAEVVAQGGDTERVVMMADNVMDNGTALVLAAAMTAISGSVLPGLFFLGAMVVSGLAATMFGPRLERSARATVAARAAFATALVSSLSAARTVKLAGATRPVLRHLAGLDTVRSERQRREIVAQVWSRSTPSMTSGLLPIGAWALFLTGGLSAGATLVAVAALGMARWFAWTTASLVSQYPSARVWTRRTVAMAGVGAYSAAVPGLDLDAGTAPAPQPAPRHALRRLTLSGFGAVHEDGTVAVRDVDLTVERGQLVLVLGPVGAGKSSLLRALAGIVHHTGTLAWNGDPVTEPELFLRPNQVGYVGQLPRVLSGTVADNIALGHEVDAAGAVSTAQLEHDLAAAGGGLGLLIGHKGTRLSGGQLQRLALARALAPRTELLIADDVSSALDVSTELALWAALRASGVTVVGSTSKRAALRQADHVVVLIGGTVADQGPWRDLADRWSHLAG encoded by the coding sequence ATGCGCCTGCTCCGTGACCTGTGGATCACCTCACCCCGCCGGACGGGGCTGGTGGTGGTGCTGGTCGTGCTCGGGGCCGCCGGGCAGGCCGCCGGTTCCGCCCTGGCCGGGCCGGTGCTGGTGCACCGCTCCGGCGGGTTGTTCGTGATCCTGGCGTCGGCCCTGGTGGTCGCCGTGCTGAGCGACGTGGTCATCGGCCTGACGATGGCCGGGCTGACCGCCGACTGGACGGCCGACGTCCGCCGGCGGTTGTGCCGGGTGGCCCTCGGGCAGGATCTGCCCACCCTGGAGGGCACGCCCGTCGGCGAGCTGCTCGACCGGATCGACGGGGACGTCTACCAGGTCGGCGCCGAGCTGCGCGGGGTCGGCGTCCGGCTGGCCCAGATGGTCGCCACCGGGGTGCTCTCCGCCGGGGTGGCCCTGCTGGTCTGGTGGCCCGCCGGGGTCGGCATGGTGGCGTTGGTGGTGCTGCTGGTGCCGTTGCTGCGCCGCCCCACCGCCCGGATCGGGCCGGCCCGGATGGCCGAGGAGGAAGCCTGGTCGGACCTGGCGGCGGTGATGGAGGAGTCCATCCACGGTCAGGACGACGTCCGCACCACCCTGGCCCGCCCGTACGTGCTGCGGCTCTACGCCCAACGGGCGGCCCGGGTGCTGCGCCGGGGCCGGCGGGTCTGGCTGCTGACCGCCCGGGTCACCACGCTGGCGGCGGGGGTCACCCGGGCCGGCATCGCCGCGGTGGTGCTCGGCGGCGGGTGGGCGCTGGTCACCGGGCGGGTGGACGCGGCGCGACTGACCGCCGTCTGGCTGCTCGCCATCGCCTTCGGCGGCACCGTCGAGCACGCCACCCGGATGGTGCCGCAGCTTCAGCAGGCCCTCGGGGCGTGGGCGCGGGTGCAGTTGCTCGCCGGGGCCCGGCAGGAGCCGACCGGCGGCCGACCGCCGACCGCCGGGAAGCTGGAGATCCGGGGTCTGACCTTCCGCTACCCGACCAGTGAGGCCGGGCGCGGGCCGGCCCTGCGGGACGTCCGCCTGACCTTCGCGCCCGGCCGCTCGTACGCGCTGATCGGGCGGACCGGCTCGGGCAAGTCGACGCTGGCCAAGGTGTTGTCCCGGGCGGTCGACCTGCCCGCCGGCACGGTTCTGCTCTCCGGTGTGGACCTGCTCGACCTGGACGTCGAGCAGTTGCGCCGGTTCGTGGCGGTGGTGCCGCAGCGCACCGAGATCCTCGCCGGGACGCTCGCCGAGAACGTCGCGCTGTTCGACCCGGAGCTGCGTGACGCCGCCGCCCGCGCCCTGCGCGAGCTGGGCCTGGACGAGTGGATCGCGGAGCTGCCCGACGGGGTGCACACCCGGCTGGGCGAGGGCGGGTACGTCCTCTCCGCCGGGCAGGAGCAGTTGGTGGCGTTCGCCCGGATCCTGGTCCGGAACCCGCACGTGGTGATCCTCGACGAGGCGACCGCCCGGCTGGACCCGGTCACCGAGGCGCGGGTGCAACGCGCCACCGAACGGCTGCTCACCGACCGGATCGGCATCGTCATCGCGCACCGGCTCTCCTCGGTGCGGCAGTGCGACGAGGTGGTGGTGATGGCCGACGGGGTGGTGGTGGAGGCCGGCCCGCTGCGCGAGTCCGAACGGTTCGCCTCGCTGCTGGCCGCCAGCCACGCCGCGTCGTACGCCCACGCCGGGCCGGGGGCGGGCAGCGGCGGCGGGCTGGACCTGCTGACCGGGCCGGAGCCACTGGAGAGCCCGCCGCTGCCCCGGCCCACCGAGCCGTCCGCCACCGTGCCGTCCGGCGTCGTGTCGGGCGCCGTCGTGCCGTCCGGCGTCGTGTCGGGCGCCGTCGTGCCGTCCGTCGTCGCGCCGGGCGACGCCGCGCCGTCCGTCGTCGTGTCGGGCGCCGTCGTGTCGGGCGCCGTCGTGTCGTCCGGCGTCGTGTCGGGTGGCGGGGCGTCGTCGAAGCGCGCCGTGCCCCCGCTGCCGCCGGTCCCACCGGCCCGGACGCTGCGGGAGATCGGCCGGCTGGTGCTCAACGACCCCCGGTACGGCCTGTTCGCGGTGACGCTGTTCACGGTGGGCTCGTTGCTCGGCGTGGACGGGGTGGTGCTGCCCTGGCTCTGGGCGGACCTGGTCGACAGCGGTGGCAGCGTCTGGCTGCCCGCCGTGGGCATCGCCGCCGCGCTGCTGGTCACCCTGCCGGTGCCCTACTACACCAACCTGTGGTTCCCGCAGTGGTGGGTACGGCAGATGCTGCGGATCAGCGCCCGGCTGGTGCACGGTCAGACCGGGTCACGTCGGATCAGCGGTCACACCCCGGCCGAGGTGGTGGCGCAGGGCGGCGACACCGAACGGGTGGTGATGATGGCCGACAACGTGATGGACAACGGCACCGCCCTGGTGCTCGCGGCGGCCATGACGGCGATCTCCGGCAGCGTGCTGCCGGGGTTGTTCTTCCTGGGCGCCATGGTGGTCTCCGGTCTGGCCGCGACCATGTTCGGGCCGCGCCTGGAGCGGTCCGCCCGGGCCACCGTGGCGGCCCGGGCGGCCTTCGCCACCGCCCTGGTGTCGTCGCTGTCGGCGGCCCGGACGGTGAAGCTCGCCGGGGCCACCCGGCCGGTGCTGCGGCACCTGGCCGGCCTGGACACCGTCCGCAGCGAGCGGCAGCGCCGGGAGATCGTCGCGCAGGTGTGGTCCCGCTCGACCCCGTCGATGACCAGCGGGTTGCTGCCGATCGGCGCGTGGGCGTTGTTCCTCACCGGTGGCCTGTCGGCCGGCGCGACCCTGGTCGCGGTCGCCGCGCTCGGCATGGCCCGCTGGTTCGCGTGGACCACGGCGTCCCTGGTCTCCCAGTACCCGTCGGCGCGGGTGTGGACCCGACGGACGGTGGCGATGGCCGGTGTCGGGGCGTACTCGGCGGCGGTGCCGGGCCTGGACCTGGACGCCGGCACGGCGCCCGCGCCGCAGCCGGCGCCCCGGCATGCCCTGCGCCGGTTGACGCTGAGCGGGTTCGGGGCCGTGCACGAGGACGGCACGGTCGCCGTCCGCGACGTCGACCTGACCGTGGAGCGCGGCCAGTTGGTGCTGGTGCTGGGGCCGGTCGGGGCGGGCAAGTCGTCGCTGCTGCGGGCGCTGGCCGGGATCGTGCACCACACCGGCACGCTGGCCTGGAACGGCGACCCGGTCACCGAGCCGGAGCTGTTCCTCCGACCCAACCAGGTCGGGTACGTCGGTCAGTTGCCCCGGGTGCTCTCCGGCACGGTGGCCGACAACATCGCCCTCGGCCACGAGGTGGACGCGGCCGGCGCGGTGTCGACAGCCCAGTTGGAGCACGACCTGGCGGCAGCCGGCGGTGGCCTGGGGTTGCTGATCGGGCACAAGGGCACCCGGCTCTCCGGCGGGCAGTTGCAGCGGTTGGCGCTGGCCCGGGCGCTGGCGCCGCGTACCGAGCTGCTCATCGCCGACGACGTCTCGTCGGCCCTGGACGTCTCCACCGAACTGGCGCTGTGGGCCGCGTTGCGTGCGTCCGGGGTGACCGTGGTCGGGTCCACGTCGAAGCGGGCGGCGCTGCGCCAGGCGGACCACGTGGTGGTGCTGATCGGCGGCACGGTGGCCGACCAGGGCCCGTGGCGGGACCTGGCCGACCGCTGGTCGCACCTGGCCGGCTGA